In the Drosophila gunungcola strain Sukarami unplaced genomic scaffold, Dgunungcola_SK_2 000001F, whole genome shotgun sequence genome, one interval contains:
- the LOC128261483 gene encoding FAD synthase — MNFASQLWQRMWHHQFKNRGLHVPPVEKSRLNDGLKEKLEQSEQLIKRAMTLYKPNELMLCFNGGKDCTVLLDILAKTKPQSMPLRAVYVKTADPFEELDNFVDSCAQRYGLQLRRYEGDLKLAFEQLLAEDTQIKAMFLGCRRSDPGGSNLSEMMASDNGWPAMMRIFPLLEWSYHDIWCYLRTNDLPYCCLYDQGYTSLGDRSSTRLNPSLLVYDEKLGKMTYRAAHELKDTRLERANRDEHGQVTLVTESKQ; from the coding sequence ATGAATTTCGCTTCGCAATTATGGCAGAGAATGTGGCATCATCAGTTCAAAAACCGGGGCTTACATGTTCCACCAGTCGAAAAAAGCAGATTGAATGACGGATTGAAAGAAAAACTTGAACAATCAGAACAACTAATAAAACGGGCGATGACCCTGTATAAACCGAATGAGTTGATgctgtgttttaatggtggtaaGGATTGCACAGTGTTGCTAGATATTTTAGCCAAAACTAAGCCCCAATCGATGCCATTGCGAGCGGTTTACGTAAAGACCGCAGATCCATTCGAGGAGTTGGATAATTTTGTCGATAGCTGTGCTCAGCGTTATGGATTGCAGTTGCGACGATACGAGGGAGATCTGAAACTGGCCTTCGAGCAGTTGTTGGCCGAGGATACTCAGATAAAGGCCATGTTCCTCGGCTGCCGGCGCAGCGATCCCGGTGGATCAAATCTTTCCGAGATGATGGCCAGCGATAACGGCTGGCCGGCGATGATGCGGATTTTCCCGCTGCTCGAGTGGAGCTACCACGACATCTGGTGCTATCTGCGGACCAATGATCTGCCCTACTGCTGTCTCTACGATCAGGGCTACACATCTCTGGGGGATCGCAGTTCAACGCGCCTGAATCCCAGTCTGCTGGTCTACGACGAGAAGCTGGGCAAGATGACCTACAGGGCGGCCCACGAGTTGAAGGACACCCGCCTGGAGCGGGCCAATAGGGATGAGCACGGCCAGGTGACCCTGGTGACCGAGTCCAAGCAGTAA
- the LOC128261912 gene encoding uncharacterized protein LOC128261912, whose translation MGALYNPVKLKTSSHSVKMGEIGIVIFCLMVSGGFAVPTELVRYSQLGDGPPPEVNISSVTTTDNLILKTETSSAAPEFEYALIGEDPQDQQWFRVSLTPKTNKTGYRAQFATRKHPPFDAQVAHRHDKTIQDLLNWLDRSEDQSLWKVYRDLLEYTPQAQRSQEFPISNEIEKEGKVPRKQGCRNNNHRLLLEGEEPTSTSPSPSPSKTQSPNNLVYFIKGLQ comes from the exons aTGGGTGCGCTATATAACCCAGTGAAGTTGAAAACTTCTTCGCACTCAGTGAAAATGGGCGAAATAGGAATAGTAATCTTCTGTTTGATGGTCAGCGGTGGATTTGCTGTACCTACAGAGTTGGTTAGATACTCTCAGTTGGG AGATGGACCACCACCGGAGGTGAATATCAGTTCAGTGACTACAACTGATAATCTGATATTGAAAACGGAGACATCCTCGGCTGCTCCAGAATTTGAGTACGCCCTGATTGGCGAGGATCCGCAGGATCAGCAATGGTTTCGTGTGAGTCTTACaccaaaaaccaacaaaacgGGCTATCGGGCACAGTTTGCCACTCGAAAACATCCGCCCTTCGATGCGCAAGTGGCCCATCGGCATGATAAGACCATCCAAGATCTACTCAACTGGCTGGACCGCTCTGAGGATCAGAGTCTGTGGAAAGTTTATCGGGACCTCTTGGAATACACACCACAGGCACAAAGATCGCAAGAGTTTCCTATTAgtaatgaaattgaaaaagagGGTAAGGTGCCAAGGAAGCAGGGATGCCGAAATAACAATCATCGTCTGCTCCTTGAGGGAGAAGAACCAACCAGCACTTctccatcaccatcaccaagTAAAACTCAGTCGCCGAATAACTTGGTTTACTTCATCAAGGGGCTTCAATAA
- the LOC128261767 gene encoding vitelline membrane protein Vm34Ca, which yields MKCIAIISTVCLLAAFVSADKEDKMVGSSYGGGYGKPAAAPAPSYAAPAPQSYAAPAPQAYAAAPAAPSYAPASIPAPPCPKNYLFSCQPNLAPVPCSAPAPSYGSAGAYSQYAPVYAQAPLQW from the coding sequence ATGAAGTGCATCGCCATCATTTCCACCgtctgcctgctggctgcttTCGTTTCCGCCGACAAGGAGGACAAGATGGTGGGCTCATCCTACGGAGGAGGCTATGGCAAGCCGGCCGCTGCCCCCGCCCCGTCCTATGCCGCTCCAGCTCCTCAGTCCTATGCCGCTCCAGCTCCCCAGGCCTACGCCGCCGCTCCAGCTGCTCCGTCCTACGCTCCGGCCTCGATCCCGGCCCCTCCCTGCCCCAAGAACTATCTGTTCAGCTGCCAGCCCAACCTGGCCCCAGTGCCATGCAGCGCTCCAGCCCCCAGCTACGGATCCGCCGGTGCCTACTCGCAGTACGCCCCCGTCTACGCCCAGGCCCCACTCCAGTGGTAA
- the LOC128261799 gene encoding vitelline membrane protein Vm34Ca-like has protein sequence MKCIAIISTVCLLAAFVAADKEDQMLGSSYGGGYSAPAAAPAQSYAAPAAPSYAAAPAAPSYAPASIPAPPCPKNYLFSCQPNLAPVPCSAPAPSYGSAGAYSQYAPVYAQQPLRW, from the coding sequence ATGAAGTGCATCGCCATCATCTCCACCGTCTGCCTGCTGGCCGCTTTCGTTGCTGCCGATAAGGAGGACCAGATGCTGGGCTCATCCTACGGAGGTGGCTACAGCGCTCCGGCCGCAGCTCCCGCTCAGTCCTATGCCGCTCCAGCTGCTCCATCCTATGCCGCCGCTCCTGCCGCTCCATCCTACGCTCCGGCCTCCATCCCGGCCCCGCCCTGCCCCAAGAACTACCTGTTCAGCTGCCAGCCCAACCTGGCCCCAGTGCCATGCAGTGCTCCAGCTCCCAGCTACGGATCCGCCGGTGCCTACTCGCAGTACGCCCCCGTCTACGCCCAGCAGCCCCTGCGGTGGTAA
- the LOC128263085 gene encoding uncharacterized protein LOC128263085: MCIKTCDDIKFGDNSDGGHEGGKNNVIRTSKSGYEHFQLHLQLQAKLNKQKHKGYKLPNFKILMCCCYFIIIVLMI; encoded by the coding sequence ATGTGCATAAAAACCTGCGACGACATCAAGTTCGGTGACAATAGCGACGGAGGCCATGAAGGTGGAAAAAATAACGTCATCCGCACATCCAAATCGGGCTACGAGCACTTTCAACTTCATCTGCAGCTGCAGGCTAagctaaacaaacaaaagcatAAAGGCTACAAATTGCCCAACTTTAAGATTCTCATGTGCTGTTGCTACTTCATTATCATTGTCTTGATGATATGA